One part of the Thiothrix nivea DSM 5205 genome encodes these proteins:
- a CDS encoding 4Fe-4S dicluster domain-containing protein, whose translation MANDNAAKDKGAIKEAIKRRKKEVYTPVVPEQQFGFIHNNVDCIGCRACEIACKDKNGLPPGPRFRRVMYVEGGTYPAVYAYKVNMSCNHCAEPACLPTCPTGAIFKRKQDGIVDIDSSLCIGCRRCEAACPFGAPQFIPEQNIVSKCNMCVDEIDAGRKPYCVMACMMRVLDIGPIDQLRAGTYPTKAMAPHEKDNLVGQVKSMANPELTKPSIVFVAHSQGKVEQAAAPQQQPAVAPTPATPAKGGGNG comes from the coding sequence ATGGCAAATGACAATGCTGCAAAGGACAAGGGAGCCATCAAGGAGGCGATCAAACGCCGCAAGAAAGAGGTCTACACGCCGGTAGTCCCTGAACAGCAGTTCGGTTTCATCCACAACAACGTTGACTGTATCGGCTGCCGCGCCTGCGAAATCGCCTGCAAAGACAAAAACGGCCTGCCACCTGGCCCGCGTTTTCGCCGTGTCATGTATGTAGAAGGCGGGACTTACCCGGCTGTCTACGCTTACAAGGTCAACATGTCGTGCAACCACTGCGCGGAACCGGCCTGCCTGCCGACCTGCCCAACCGGCGCGATTTTCAAGCGCAAGCAGGATGGCATCGTCGACATCGACTCCAGCCTGTGCATCGGCTGCCGCCGTTGCGAAGCCGCCTGCCCGTTTGGCGCGCCGCAGTTCATCCCCGAGCAGAACATCGTTTCCAAGTGCAACATGTGCGTGGATGAAATTGACGCAGGGCGCAAACCGTACTGCGTGATGGCCTGCATGATGCGGGTACTGGACATCGGCCCGATCGACCAGTTGCGCGCCGGAACTTACCCCACCAAGGCGATGGCTCCGCACGAAAAGGACAATCTGGTCGGGCAGGTCAAAAGCATGGCCAACCCGGAACTGACCAAACCCTCGATTGTGTTTGTGGCACATAGTCAGGGCAAGGTTGAACAGGCGGCTGCGCCCCAACAACAACCGGCAGTAGCGCCTACGCCTGCCACTCCAGCCAAAGGGGGTGGCAATGGCTGA